One window of Nymphaea colorata isolate Beijing-Zhang1983 chromosome 1, ASM883128v2, whole genome shotgun sequence genomic DNA carries:
- the LOC116246344 gene encoding uncharacterized protein LOC116246344, with the protein MTTDGSLFRWQKQGSVAGGAGGRPVRWQECATGKGHQHRSGCYLPPPNWRKLVRKLKKQSRCLCSEATAGSRPAAFHCHYDPMSYAQNFDRGLSAAGSEDSDHFRAFSARFVMTPPPKTPPPQLAAGAAIATSATTTTTPNSVATTTTNNHHHLHHH; encoded by the coding sequence atGACGACCGATGGCTCACTTTTCCGGTGGCAGAAACAGGGCTCGGTGGCGGGAGGGGCCGGAGGTCGGCCGGTCAGGTGGCAGGAGTGCGCCACCGGGAAAGGGCACCAGCACCGATCGGGCTGCTACCTACCACCGCCTAACTGGAGAAAGCTGGTCAGGAAGCTTAAGAAGCAAAGCCGGTGCCTCTGCTCGGAGGCCACGGCCGGCAGCAGGCCAGCCGCCTTCCACTGCCACTACGACCCAATGAGCTACGCCCAGAACTTCGACAGGGGCCTCTCAGCCGCCGGCTCCGAGGACTCCGACCACTTCCGTGCCTTCTCCGCCAGGTTCGTCATGACCCCGCCCCCCAAGACCCCTCCGCCGCAGCTTGCAGCCGGTGCCGCCATCGCCACCTCCGCAACCACGACCACAACACCAAACAGCGTTGCCACTACCACCACCAacaaccaccaccacctccatcACCATTAG
- the LOC116246343 gene encoding uncharacterized protein LOC116246343: protein MERKVEGTKNRPSSFLRPGCEAMDRRSEEAAPIRVVNSNPRPPELPLPAAGRPVNFSIQTGEEFALEFIQDRGAFRKPFAPSDSSRHAETHVASSSNPPPAYEDHKTVIGIPRVGSDGGSEASVIAGERASHGKGLGNKVLTGGDKRGVVESAENAPYNSLMEGSSRGRSRRSIRRDTSYGAGDHGYGSSGTSDSSLSGRMKLLCSFGGRILPRPSDGKLRYVGGDTRIVKIRRDISFDDFMQRMLSVHEQVSVVKYQLPGEDLDALVSVTCDEDLQNMMDEWLGTEGLEGSHKLRIFLLSQSDLEDANNDVVSSESGSDYQYVIAVNGLAETETRKSSIGHGLTSASGTHLDQLISLNAGGEEEGVRVEGQSVAAAASSLTDILLPASTELLHTMPSAGVLPAATATVSSHYSHYGAPSRHDATTFYHGNAAHYGVSELQPVMGAHPLESSHHAESGTAVPSALLHEYSQSYYGHFEGVPPVKPSQSWLPPRTPAPNFHAAASDAGLKLQEPQAKTKEMRTQGGSFVAHHDYASIARDPKNDVGHLTQQFDITTLPSCTAEHVESHTSNNLGGFPVSVFPPAPVASVHEGVTKSLSPLTKTGSDPWLSDSLHAGQFHETNKAGIGEDHSTPSEGVLTSHAENNTDYGYVQQPVLSQRAFQSERIPREQIDSQNRLTKSDDSINSHFLMLGLQQAGPITESDDGAVPGELSGSQAKASPSCATPSLEDGILQFQEHKDFPSSITQKTNLPNKQERLEAPNVPENFEGLDGKEPALGLRPHDHEESGTKPVIRITPNQVKEKAEASSLKVIVGVGSEKDLVGRGQVQQDIVKSGPLEAMPSDDSKISKEGKAGQPKIKDQPLEMKEKKGVSSPSYKLQASESLQSKEKSLVKEVVHGSHVIDIEVGTPNMVQANSTSILPEALHGLRSENQEKVAGFSPAFPWDASPGGVNSQMQNLDNVSKDVKGDLKNVDRISPELLSDLFLKASDVQPSGINPLHTDEAGLSLNMPNHEPQSWSFFRQLAQNEFVRNDMSLLDQNILSYPPAPVSVGEGNSGYYYPPFKGDVLPLAQNIQDHSGITQKDSPVVLRDDANLLGKGGESAKVEDTISYSNMTDGEILPIPESEYEVGKSEMKNVGGPIFDPSLDDFDMPDLQIINNSDLEELRELGSGTFGTVYHGKWRGTDVAIKRIKKSCFTGRSSEQERLTHDFWREAAILSKLHHPNVVAFYGVVKDGPGGTLATVTEFMVNGSLRHVLQRKDRLLDRRKKLMIAMEAAFGMEYLHSKSIVHFDLKCDNLLVNMRDPQHPVCKVGDFGLSKIKRNTLVSGGVRGTLPWMAPELLNGSSSKVSEKVDVFSFGIVMWEILTGDEPYANMHYGAIIGGIVNNTLRPHVPSWCDPEWRKLMEQCWAPDPSARPSFTDIVRRLRMMTEKPGVSGR from the exons ATGGAGAGGAAAGTGGAAGGCACGAAGAACAGGCCCAGTAGCTTCCTGCGGCCCGGATGCGAAGCCATGGATAGGAGGAGCGAGGAAGCGGCTCCTATTCGGGTGGTTAATTCGAATCCGCGGCCGCCGGAGCTTCCGTTGCCGGCTGCGGGTAGGCCGGTGAATTTCTCGATTCAGACGGGCGAGGAATTTGCCCTGGAATTCATACAGGACCGCGGGGCGTTCCGGAAACCCTTTGCGCCGTCCGATTCGAGCCGCCATGCGGAAACCCATGTTGCTAGCAGTAGCAATCCTCCCCCTGCCTATGAGGACCACAAGACAGTGATTGGGATTCCCCGTGTGGGATCTGATGGTGGGTCTGAGGCCTCTGTGATCGCAGGCGAAAGGGCTTCACACGGAAAGGGGTTGGGGAACAAGGTTCTCACGGGGGGCGATAAAAGAGGAGTTGTCGAATCTGCGGAAAATGCGCCGTATAATTCTCTAATGGAGGGCAGCAGCCGCGGTCGGAGCAGACGTTCAATTCGTAGGGATACCTCTTATGGTGCTGGTGATCATGGTTATGGGTCTTCAGGTACTTCTGATAGCTCATTGTCCGGAAGGATGAAGCTCTTGTGCAGCTTTGGGGGTAGAATCTTACCGAGGCCTAGCGATGGAAAGCTCAGGTATGTTGGAGGAGATACCCGGATCGTCAAGATAAGGAGGGATATTTCTTTTGATGATTTCATGCAGAGAATGTTGAGTGTTCACGAGCAAGTCAGTGTGGTAAAATATCAATTGCCTGGGGAGGATCTTGATGCCCTTGTGTCTGTCACTTGTGATGAGGATCTTCAGAACATGATGGATGAATGGCTTGGTACAGAGGGGCTTGAAGGCTCTCATAAACTTAGgattttccttctctctcaGAGTGATCTGGAAGATGCCAATAACGATGTTGTCTCCTCCGAGTCTGGATCTGATTATCAGTATGTGATTGCTGTAAATGGTCTAGCAGAAACGGAAACCAGAAAGAGCTCAATCGGGCATGGCTTAACTTCTGCTTCAGGCACTCATTTGGACCAGCTTATTAGTCTCAATGCTGGGGGTGAGGAGGAGGGTGTTAGAGTTGAAGGTCAGTCCGTTGCGGCTGCAGCTTCTTCCTTGACCGACATTCTTCTACCTGCATCAACTGAACTACTGCATACCATGCCTAGTGCGGGTGTTCTGCCTGCTGCCACTGCTACAGTATCTTCTCACTACAGCCACTATGGTGCTCCAAGTCGGCATGATGCCACAACATTTTATCATGGCAATGCTGCTCATTATGGGGTTAGTGAGCTCCAACCTGTGATGGGTGCACATCCTCTTGAGAGCAGCCACCATGCAGAATCTGGAACGGCTGTACCCTCTGCTCTACTGCACGAATACAGTCAAAGTTACTATGGTCACTTTGAAGGAGTGCCGCCAGTAAAACCATCTCAGAGTTGGCTTCCTCCAAGAACTCCCGCTCCCAACTTTCATGCCGCAGCATCTGATGCTGGCTTGAAGTTACAAGAACCACAAGCTAAGACGAAAGAGATGAGAACGCAAGGTGGGTCATTCGTAGCTCATCATGACTATGCTTCTATAGCCAGGGACCCGAAGAATGATGTTGGCCATCTGACTCAGCAGTTTGACATTACTACACTGCCAAGTTGTACCGCTGAACATGTTGAATCTCATACAAGTAATAACTTGGGAGGTTTCCCCGTTTCAGTCTTTCCACCAGCTCCTGTAGCTTCTGTTCATGAGGGAGTTACCAAGTCCCTTTCTCCACTAACCAAGACTGGTTCCGATCCGTGGTTGTCTGATTCTCTACATGCTGGTCAGTTTCATGAGACCAACAAGGCTGGAATTGGAGAGGATCACTCTACTCCATCTGAAGGGGTCCTTACTTCACATGCAGAGAACAACACAGACTATGGCTACGTCCAGCAGCCTGTGCTTTCACAAAGAGCCTTCCAATCTGAGAGAATACCACGTGAGCAGATTGACTCACAGAACAGACTTACCAAGTCTGATGATTCTATCAATTCTCATTTCTTGATGCTTGGGTTGCAGCAGGCAGGACCTATTACAGAATCTGATGATGGTGCAGTGCCTGGAGAACTATCGGGTTCACAGGCCAAGGCATCTCCTTCATGTGCAACTCCTTCTCTGGAGGACGGAATCCTTCAATTTCAAGAACATAAAGATTTTCCATCTTCAATCACACAAAAGACAAATTTGCCTAACAAGCAAGAGAGATTGGAGGCTCCTAATGTGCCAGAGAATTTTGAGGGGTTGGATGGCAAGGAACCTGCCCTTGGTCTTAGGCCACATGATCATGAGGAATCTGGCACAAAGCCTGTTATACGAATAACGCCTAATCAAGTGAAAGAAAAAGCTGAGGCAAGCAGCTTAAAGGTGATAGTGGGTGTAGGCAGTGAAAAAGATCTTGTTGGCAGGGGACAAGTTCAGCAGGATATTGTTAAAAGTGGTCCGCTTGAAGCGATGCCCAGTGATGACAGTAAGATTTCCAAGGAAGGAAAAGCTGGACAACCTAAGATCAAAGACCAGCCATTagagatgaaagagaaaaagggtgTATCCTCTCCATCATATAAATTGCAAGCCTCTGAGTCTCTTCAGTCTAAAGAGAAATCACTTGTTAAAGAAGTGGTTCATGGATCTCACGTTATAGATATTGAAGTTGGAACCCCTAATATGGTGCAGGCGAATTCTACTTCCATCTTACCAGAAGCCCTTCATGGTTTAAGatctgaaaatcaagaaaaagttGCTGGGTTTTCACCTGCATTTCCATGGGACGCAAGCCCTGGTGGAGTCAATTCTCAGATGCAGAATCTCGATAATGTTTCAAAAGATGTGAAAGGCGATCTGAAAAATGTTGACAGGATTTCTCCAGAATTGCTCTCTGATCTTTTTTTAAAAGCTTCTGATGTACAACCATCTGGAATAAATCCACTGCACACCGATGAAGCTGGATTGAGCTTGAACATGCCAAATCATGAACCACAGAGCTGGTCATTTTTCAGACAGTTAGCGCAAAATGAGTTTGTTAGGAATGATATGTCACTTCTTGATCAAAATATTCTGAGCTATCCACCTGCTCCGGTGTCTGTTGGTGAAGGGAACTCTGGGTACTATTATCCTCCTTTCAAGGGTGATGTGCTGCCATTAGCCCAGAATATTCAAGATCATAGTGGGATAACTCAGAAAGATTCACCTGTTGTTTTGAGGGATGATGCCAATCTGCTGGGTAAGGGTGGGGAATCTGCCAAAGTTGAAGACACTATCTCTTATTCAAATATGACAGATGGTGAGATCTTGCCAATTCCAGAATCAGAGTATGAG GTTGGTAAATCAGAGATGAAAAATGTTGGTGGGCCTATCTTTGACCCCTCTCTGGATGACTTTGACATGCCTGATTTGCAG ATTATAAACAACTCTGACCTTGAGGAGCTGCGGGAACTGGGATCTGGCACATTTGGAACTGTCTATCATGGAAAATGGAGGGGCACGGATGTTGCCATTAAACGTATTAAAAAGAGCTGCTTCACTGGGAGATCGTCTGAGCAGGAACGCCTG ACCCATGATTTCTGGAGAGAAGCAGCAATTTTGTCAAAGCTCCACCATCCTAACGTTGTGGCATTTTATGGAGTTGTGAAAGATGGACCTGGGGGAACGTTGGCCACAGTAACAGAGTTCATGGTGAATGGTTCTCTTAGGCATGTTTTACAACGCAAAGACAG GCTCCTTGATCGACGTAAAAAGCTTATGATTGCGATGGAAGCAGCCTTTGGGATGGAGTATTTGCATTCAAAAAGTATTGTTCACTTTGATCTCAAGTGTGATAACTTGCTGGTTAACATGAGGGATCCTCAACATCCAGTTTGCAAG GTTGGTGACTTTGGGTTGTCAAAAATAAAACGTAATACTTTGGTTTCTGGTGGTGTGAGAGGAACACTACCATGGATGGCTCCAGAATTACTAAATGGAAGCAGCAGTAAGGTCTCTGAAAAG GTTGATGTGTTCTCTTTTGGCATTGTCATGTGGGAAATTCTCACAGGTGACGAACCTTATGCCAACATGCACTATGGTGCAATTATCG GTGGTATTGTCAACAATACCTTGAGGCCGCATGTACCAAGCTGGTGTGACCCTGAATGGAGAAAACTAATGGAACAGTGCTGGGCTCCAGACCCTTCTGCTCGGCCTTCATTCACGGACATTGTTAGACGCCTGAGGATGATGACAGAGAAGCCAGGGGTTTCAGGCAGGTAG